ggcgtggcctcgggAATGGCGGGGGCGCGCTGCCGGGGAGCGGCGGAGGGGACCGGCCCCGGGACCGGGACCGCGGTTGGGGTCGGGGTGTGCGGGCTGGGGGCGGCCGCTTGGCTCAGCCCCGCCCTGCGCCGCTTCGCAGCCGTGCTCATGGCCCTGGCCGGGCCGCTGCTGTTCCGCCTGGGGTGAGTGAGGGGGAGCGGCaccgggcaccggcaccggtaccgggggggggggagccgcgAGGGGAGGTGTTGGTACCGGTGCCGGTACCGGTGCCACTCAGCCCCGGGGGTGTCACAGCCCTGGGGGTGTCACAGCCCCGCTCAGTGCCCCTCCGGTAGCCCCCCTCCCCCGGTAACCCCCCCGCCGGGCTCCGGTGGGGCtgagccctccctgcccccccctgctcccggagagccccggccgccgcccgggggcagcgggggggtgAGGGCACGGCTGCAGCCGCCTTTGTTCTGCCTCCGGCCGAGGGAGCGCCGAGCCCGCCCCCCGCCGTCCCggagccctcctgcagcccccccccggggccctcCCCAGCCGCCGGGCTCGGGGTGCAGCCCCCCGGGGTAAGGGGGCGAGGGGAGGCTCCGTGCCCCcggttgtggggctgggagccggCCCCGTTCCCCGTGTCCCAGGGTGGTGATGGGCACCTTTGGCCACTGCTGGTTGTCCCCTGGCTGGCTTCGTTAGAATCGTTAATGATGCAATCGCTAATTGCACCTGCCCTGCTAATTGCACCTCACTCTCTCTCCTGCCCCATTTCCTTGGGTTGGGGTTCGAGGCTCCGTGCCTCTCCTGCTAGGGGTGCTTGCTGCTCGccaggggattttggggagccCAGCGGAGAGGCAGCGGCCCCAGTGTGCAGGACACGCTCATCCTGCTGCCACCACGGGGCACAAACGGCCTTGGGGTCGCAGGGACCGACCTGACCCCAAGGTTTCACCTCTCCCCGCTGCCCCTGCCCGGGCCGTGAGGTGGTGGCCGGTGACCGAGCGAGGGGGACTTTGTGCCCGGGGAGGTGGCCTTGGGCTGGGGACGGAGCCTGGCGCAACCCCGAGCGTTGCACATCCTTTGTGGCCCCaatccctgtccccagccccaaagctgCCCTATAAACGGGGTGTCCAGGCACCACTGGGGCAGCGTCCGTGGTCGCTGGCTGCGGCACGTGCCACCGCAGCGTCTTTCGCTTCCCTTTTTTCCAGCCCCACTGCTCTGCCTCCCCCATGGGGCACCCTGCGCTTTTCCCCGGTGGCACCGTGGGGTCAGCCCCAGGCAgggggggggacagcgggggACACTGGGTGGCTGGGGATAAtgctgggaggctgcagctgggtgctgcgataacccccccgccccgtgcgCCCCCCCTGATAACGGgggtgggaagcagcaggagcgcatcggggacccccccggtgctctCCAAAAGTGGCCGTGCTCTGAGCGCTTCCCAAATGGGCTGGGGGCCGGGTGGGCTCCCcatggagggggggggctcaccgggtgtcccccccacacaccccccccAGGTACAGGCTGTACGCCCGCACGCGGCTCGGCTTCCTCTTCCACCAGCGGCAGGTGAAGAAGGCTCGCGAGCGCTTCCCCCACGGCCACTCCGTGACCCAGCCCCTGGTCTTCCGTGGTGAGTTACGGCCCCGACCCCAATTTGgggctggttttggggggatgCTCGGCCTcgccccccttttttccctgctaGGGGCTTTGCCATGATGTCTGTCTGTCCACCTGGCCCTCCCAGGGATGAAAATCGTGCCCATCCCCGTGCTGGACAACAACTACAGCTACCTGGTCATCGACACGGGCTCCGGCCGCGCCGCCGTGGTCGACCCCTCCGACCCCGTGGCCGTGCAggtgagaccccccccaaaccagCCATGGGGTTTGGGTGTCCTCGGGGAGGGGGCTCTCTGGCTTTTTGGGGACGGAGAGGGGGCGAATCCAGCCCTAACTCGCAATCCTCGGCGCACGGGGCGGGgtgagggggtttggggtgcgTGGAGGTGCCATCCCCCAATATTTCCCCCAAATCTCTGCCCTGCCAGGCTGCCATCGAGGAGGAGGGGGTGACGCTGGAGGCCATCCTCTGCACCCACAAGCACTGgtaagggggaagggggggtcAAGGGGGGGTTCTCCGTGCGCCAAAAGGGTGCTGGGGGACCCCtcggggtggggtggggaccCCCAAGCAGAGGCTTCttgggggctcgggggggggcaaGCGGTGGTGCCCAGGGGCACGGGGTTtgctgctgggggtgcccccACACCTAccccactggggggggggggggcaccgatCTCTGTGCCCGCAGGGACCACAGCGGGGGGAACGCGGAGCTGCGCCAGCGGCACGGCGCCTGCAAGGTGTACGGCAGCGCCCTCGACGCCGTCCCCGAGCTCACCAAGTGAGTCCCAACCCCATACCTGCACCCGTGACCCCCCCACAGTGCCCATCACCCCCCCACAGTGCCCGTCACCCCCCCACCAACAtgctcccccccacacacaccccacagATCCATCTGGTGCGCACCAGTCCCTGCCCCACCTCCCTCGCACCCGTTCCCAGAGGCTGGGGATGCCCTGAGGGGGGCGTTTCGGGGTGCTGGGCGTTTTGGGGTGCCCTGACGGTGCCCCCCCCGGCTGGCGCAGCCCCCTTGGTGACAAGGAGAAGGTGACGGTGGGCTGCCTGACCTTCGAGGCGCTGGCGACACCCGGCCACACGGTGGGCCACACGGCGTTCGTGCTGGACGCGGGGCCTTTTGGGGGCCCCCCCTGCCTCTTCTCCGGGGACCTGCTCTTCCTCGCTGGCTGCGGTGAGTGCAGCCCCCTGGCAAAGCGCAAAATCAGCCAGGAtttgggctggggagggggaacagtgggttttttgttttttgtttttttttggggggggccgCCCTGGTGATGGGCAGTGCGCATGGGTCCAGGCAGGCTGTTCGAGGGCTCCCCCGAAACCATGCTGGCCTCGCTGGATGCGGCCGTGAGCTTGGGAGAGGACACCCTGCTATGGCCCGGTGAGCgtcaccccccccaaaatcccctcccGCACCCCCAAACCGCCCGTTCCCATCGTTGGGAGGCCGGGGGGGCGATGCTgagggtgccccccccagggcaCGAGTACGCCCTGGAGTGCCTGAGCTTCGCCAGCCTGCTGGAGCTCGACAACCCCGCGCTGGAGCAGAAGCTGCTGTGGGCGACAAAGCAACGGTGGGAGAAGAGGAGCACGgtgagcaccgagggggggggcaccccctgacccccccacatcccctccTTATCCCTCTGTGCCTCCCTCACCCCCCAAATTCCGCTCGCCGGGGGCTGCGCCGTGCGCTTGGGGTGGTCGGAGAGGGGGTGCCGGGGGGTGCTCGGGGCTGAGCGCAtcccccccacccttttttttaattttttttttttttttttttttttttttgtgtccccccccctccgcaGTGCCCCTCCACGCTGGGCGAGGAGCAGAGCTACAACCCCTTCCTGCGCACCCACCgccgggagctgcaggaggcccTGGGGCTGCGGCGGGGCAGCGGGGAGCCCCCCGACGCCTTCCGAGCCCGCGTCCTCAAGGAGCTGCGCAGGCGCAAGGACCTCTACAAACCCAcctggggtgcccccccccggcatttggggacccccccctcgCCGCCAGGACTGTGCCGTTGATGCTGTGGATTTCCCCTCCTGTTTGGGGGAGAGGATGGAGCCTCCCCCTGTGCCACCCCATAAATGTGTGCCCCATAAGCGGACTCTCCCCCCCCATTTCTCCGCGCCTTGGGGTCACCTGGGAGCACCTCAATCCCCTTCCTGGGGggccacagcccccccccccagtgctggCACTGTAGGGACAGCACCaagggctttttttcccctatttccccccccttttttttctgggagtCCCCAGTTATCAGCGCACCAGCTCAgggctcccccctccccattccCCAGGCACCCCCCCAGCGCCGTGCGCCCccctttttggggtggggggaggctgggagggACCCCAAAGACACACTGGCATTGGGGGCAcggtgctggggacaggacagACACCCCGTAACCCTATAAATAAAACCCTGGATCCGATTTGTACCCACTCAGCCCCTCCCTCtgtgtttggggaggggggacaggGGGCTCCATCCCAAAATTTCTATGGGATCGCTGCTCCTTTAagaggcagggccggggggtTGCCATAGCGACGGCTGGAAGCGTTGTGGGGGGGGCACCTCGGCTGGAGGGGCCAGGTTTGGGGTCGGgaggggggaatttgggggcaggatatgggatttgggggggattttggggcgcaccggggggcgGTGGGGCCACGGGGTGGGGGGCTCTGCTCCCCTATAGGGTTACACggctgggctcctgggggggtgctgggggggctgggggtccctgtgcccccccacaGTGGGATTTTTGGGATCAGGCCCCCCGTGTCCCTACAGAAGACCCCAACCCCATGGAGGGAGCTGCCAAGTTCCTGAAGCGCATCGGTGGGTGTCCCATaccccccccctgtccccccccccgtgtccccatccccctgccctccccaggacgtgacccccccccaagccctgACCCCATATGGGGTCAAGGGTCCggaggggggatttggggccagCTGGGTGACCGTGTATTTGGGGCCAGGCCCCGAGGAGCTGGAGCGCTGCCTGTTCCCCGAGACCCTGGCGCTGGTGGCGgcggggggccgcgggggggggcACCTTTGGGTGGGCGCCAGACCCGCACCCTACGAGCGGGAGGGGCAGCGGGTGCGCAGCTGCCTCCTGGTGCACGCCGAGTGCCGCGGGGAGCTGGACGGCGTCCCCTTCTGCAGCACCCTAAAAGGTGAGACCCCTAAAAAGagggggaggttttgggggtggCGTCCCCAAATTTGGGGTCATCCTGGTCTCCTCCCCACCCTATTtggggccgtgccgtgccaggGTACGTGACCATGCGGCTGGAGAccctggagcaggagcagcaccaaAGCCTGGAGGTGAGCGGCGTGGCCCCCCCACAACCCCATTGTCCCCCCCCCTCTTGGATTTAGGGGCACTGCACCCagccccatatccccatcccctgccccgtgccgcagcggggacggggagggagcaccccaaaacctcccacGGCCTCGGGATTTTGGGGACGGGATCCCCCAGCCCCATTGATGGGGATTGGGGGTGGCTCTACCCCCGAAACCCCACAGTTCGCAGCGCACCCCATAGAGAGGAGGACCCTCATGGTGCAGCAGCCCCGTGGGATGACCGTCACCGTCAGCACCCGCCAGGGGAAGGTGAGGCTGGGGGGGCGCAGcggggtcccccccccctcaccagATTTATGGCACCTGGGGGCGCATCCCGAGCaagggaaggggctgcccaCCCTGTAGGGTGCTCCATGGGGTTTTTGGTGTCTCCGCAGGGGGAACCCCGCTCCCGGGATTTCTCCTACGGCTGGGCCtcgctgggggggctgctgggggaggccgccagcctcctgctgctgcgggtGCTGGCTCGCCGCggtgccgtgcccccccccggcctcatcTTCCCGACCATCGACAGCGAGGGGCACCTCGGCACCGCCACTTTTGTGAGCCCGCCTGGGCAGGTGgcattttttttgg
The sequence above is drawn from the Anas platyrhynchos isolate ZD024472 breed Pekin duck chromosome 7, IASCAAS_PekinDuck_T2T, whole genome shotgun sequence genome and encodes:
- the PNKD gene encoding probable hydrolase PNKD isoform X1, which produces MAGARCRGAAEGTGPGTGTAVGVGVCGLGAAAWLSPALRRFAAVLMALAGPLLFRLGYRLYARTRLGFLFHQRQVKKARERFPHGHSVTQPLVFRGMKIVPIPVLDNNYSYLVIDTGSGRAAVVDPSDPVAVQAAIEEEGVTLEAILCTHKHWDHSGGNAELRQRHGACKVYGSALDAVPELTNPLGDKEKVTVGCLTFEALATPGHTVGHTAFVLDAGPFGGPPCLFSGDLLFLAGCGRLFEGSPETMLASLDAAVSLGEDTLLWPGHEYALECLSFASLLELDNPALEQKLLWATKQRWEKRSTCPSTLGEEQSYNPFLRTHRRELQEALGLRRGSGEPPDAFRARVLKELRRRKDLYKPTWGAPPRHLGTPPSPPGLCR
- the PNKD gene encoding probable hydrolase PNKD isoform X2 → MAAARGGLRGLLAAATRGLQGGLPPSRAVPPTRGCHRPPPGPPPRPPGPPPGPPRPLPEGVEYIPTRKKGKNPMKPVGVAWYRLYARTRLGFLFHQRQVKKARERFPHGHSVTQPLVFRGMKIVPIPVLDNNYSYLVIDTGSGRAAVVDPSDPVAVQAAIEEEGVTLEAILCTHKHWDHSGGNAELRQRHGACKVYGSALDAVPELTNPLGDKEKVTVGCLTFEALATPGHTVGHTAFVLDAGPFGGPPCLFSGDLLFLAGCGRLFEGSPETMLASLDAAVSLGEDTLLWPGHEYALECLSFASLLELDNPALEQKLLWATKQRWEKRSTCPSTLGEEQSYNPFLRTHRRELQEALGLRRGSGEPPDAFRARVLKELRRRKDLYKPTWGAPPRHLGTPPSPPGLCR
- the CATIP gene encoding ciliogenesis-associated TTC17-interacting protein, giving the protein MEGAAKFLKRIGPEELERCLFPETLALVAAGGRGGGHLWVGARPAPYEREGQRVRSCLLVHAECRGELDGVPFCSTLKGYVTMRLETLEQEQHQSLEFAAHPIERRTLMVQQPRGMTVTVSTRQGKGEPRSRDFSYGWASLGGLLGEAASLLLLRVLARRGAVPPPGLIFPTIDSEGHLGTATFRALGAQRQLVGSEEVEVVVLERAVRTKEGVPVVWHSSFLPSGRLARQLQVGCPVLAVLQDEAVLGERAEAEPQPASPKQPLEWEEDAQLRSWFLDRKEELQASHGTYVRQHPELAALLADFLQALLLRQPPDPLPFAADFFAPFARRQPPRPPLASSRSPPQD